A window of Chryseobacterium shandongense genomic DNA:
ATCGGGATGGATCAAATGATGGGCTATATTGATGACGTGAAAAATTTAGACTTAGAATTACAGACTGCCGATATTATTGATATTGAGGAATTCAAATCTTATCTGAACAGAGATAATATTCAGGTGGTTGATGTAAGAAATAAAACCGAATATGACGCAGGACGTATTGAGAATGCTGAGAATGTCTTTGTGGGAACTTTGGAGGATAATCTGGATAAAATTTCCCATGAAAAACCAATTGTAATTCATTGTCAAAGTGGCGACAGAGCAGCAATTGCCTATTCTCTACTGAAGAAAAACGGTTTTGAGAACGTCAAAAATTTCTCTGGCGGAATGAAAGAATGGACAGAAAAAGCAAACCCTGTAAAAAATTAAGATGGATTTATTATCAATGTTATTCGGAAAAAAAGACAATGCTGCGCTGGAAACTGCGTTGGGAGAAGGTGCTTTTTTGGTAGATGTAAGAACGCCCGTAGAATTTGCTTCGGGAAGTGCTGAAGGGGCTGTTAATATACCTTTGGATGTCGTCAAAGACCAGATTTCCAAGTTCAGGAATAAGAAAAACATCATTGTTTTCTGTAGAAGTGGAAACCGTAGCGCAATGGCAAAAGGAACATTGGAACGAAACGGAATCACGAATGTTCTCAACGGTGGCAGTGTACAGAATATGATAAAACTAACGGAACAATAATGAAAGATTTTTGGGACGAAAGATACCGCCAGTCAGATTTTGTGTACGGAGATCAACCAAATATCTATTTTGCCGAAAAATTGGCTGAACTCACTCCCGGAAAAGCTCTTTTTCCTGCTGAAGGAGAGGGTAGGAATGCTGTTTATGCGGCAATTCAGGGTTTTGAAGTTGAGGCTTTTGACCAAAGTGAAGAAGGCAAAAAGAAAGCGATGCAGCTTGCTGAAATAAACTCGGTGAAAATAAATTACACAACGGTTTCGGCAGATACAATAGGTTATAAAAAAGAAAGTTTTGACCTTTTAGTAATGGTTTTTGCCCATTTTCCTGAAATATTGAGGCGGGA
This region includes:
- a CDS encoding rhodanese-like domain-containing protein; this translates as MDLLSMLFGKKDNAALETALGEGAFLVDVRTPVEFASGSAEGAVNIPLDVVKDQISKFRNKKNIIVFCRSGNRSAMAKGTLERNGITNVLNGGSVQNMIKLTEQ
- a CDS encoding class I SAM-dependent methyltransferase, with translation MKDFWDERYRQSDFVYGDQPNIYFAEKLAELTPGKALFPAEGEGRNAVYAAIQGFEVEAFDQSEEGKKKAMQLAEINSVKINYTTVSADTIGYKKESFDLLVMVFAHFPEILRRDLHRWFSSLVKKGGGIILEGFSKEHSKFQDENPNAGGPKHWEMLYDLEELKTDFSDFDFQEAYISETILSEGAYHKGKASVVRFFGTKR